The sequence AGTGGCCAATGCCCCGGGAGCCAACCCACAGGGCGTTGGTTTTTCCGGCATGCGAGCGGAATTCACCCGACATACCGGTCAACTGCGGGTCAAGGATGGCGTTCTTCGCGGTCCGACAATCGGGGCGACGATCGAAGGAGTTATCGATTATCCAGTTAATCAGGTGAAGATGAGCGGCACATTCGTTCCGCTCTACGGTCTCAATAACATGTTTGGCCAGATTCCGATCGTCGGCCTGTTCCTCGGCGGCGGCAGCAATGAAGGCCTGATCGGTATCACCTACGAGGTTGTCGGTACCCCCGGCGCGCCGGTTCTTCGGGTCAATCCGATTTCGGCGATGGCACCCGGGGTGTTCCGCAAGATCTTCGATTTCAACACCGGCAGGCAGAACGCTCCTGCGGATTTTAGTACTCCCAATCAGCAATGAGCGCATTTCAGGCTCAGGATCCCGATTACGAGGCGCGGGTGCGGCGGACTTTCGCCAACCAGCCGGCGATGGCGACGCTCGGAATTTCATTGGTCCGGATGGAGCCGGGAACGCTCGAACTGCACATGCCGTATGATGCGAAGTTCTCGCAGCAGAACGGCTTTCTGCATGCCGGCGCGATTTCGACCGCGCTCGATACCGCCTGCGGCCTGGCGTCTTACACGCTGATGCCCGCGCAGGCCGATATTCTCACCGTCGAATTCAAGATCAACCTTTTGGCCCCGGCGAAAGGGCAGTCGTTCCGCTTTGTAGGCAGCGTCGTGAAGCCGGGCCGCACGCTCGTGATCGTGGATGGCCGCGCGTTCGCCAACGACGATGGCCGCGAGAAGCTGATCGCCACCATGTCGGCGACCATGATGACGATGCTGCGCCAGAACTGAATGCGGCTGGCTTACACAGGCTTCAGCAGGACGTGACGCTTGCGGCCCATCGACAGCTTCACTACGCCTTCCGACGTGAGATCCTTTGGCATCAGCGCCATCTTTTCATCGGCAATCGCCACGTCGTTGACGCGCAGGCCGCCGCCTTTAATTTGACGCCTTGCCTCGCCGTTGGAGGCCACGAGCCCCGCCTTGACGAACAACCCCAGCACGGACGCACCCGCGTCGAGTTCAGCACGCGGAATTTCCAGCGTCGGAAGATCGCCGGCGATGGTGCCTTCTTCGAACGTCTTGCGCGCGGTCTCCGATGCAGAATCGGCCGCTTCACGGCCACGGATCAGCGCCGTGGCTTCCGTCGCGAGCACTTTCTTGGCTTCGTTGATCTCCTGGCCCTTGAGCGCGGCGAGCTTCGCGATCTCGTCCAGCGGTAGCAGCGTGAACAATTTCAGGAAGCGTTCGACGTCGCCGTCCTCGGTGTTGCGCCAGAACTGCCAGTAATCGTAGTGGCTGAGCAGATCAGCGTTGAGCCACACCGCGCCGGCCGCTGTCTTGCCCATCTTGGCGCCTGATGATGTCGTCAGCAGCGGGCATGTCAGCGCGTAAAGCTGGTGCGTGCCCATGCGACGGCCGAGATCGATGCCGTTGACGATGTTGCCCCACTGGTCGGAGCCGCCCATTTGCAGATTGCATCCATAGCGTCGCGACAGTTCGACGTAATCGTAGGATTGCAGGATCATGTAATTGAATTCGATGAACGACAGTTCCTGCTCGCGCTCCAGCCGCATTTTCACCGAATCCATGGTCAGCATGCGGTTGATCGAGAAGTGCCGCCCGATGTCGCGCAGCATTTCGATGTAGTTCAGTGTCGTGAGCCACTCGGCGTTGTCGGCCATCACGGCGTCGTTTTTACCCGGCCCAAAGCGCAGCAACCTGTTGAAAGTTCCCTTTATCGATTCCTTGTTTGCGTCGATCTGCTCGTAGGTGAGCAGCTTGCGGGTTTCGTCGCGGCCGGACGGATCGCCCACCCGGGTGGTGCCGCCGCCCATCAGCACAACGGGCTTGTT is a genomic window of Bradyrhizobium sp. G127 containing:
- the tyrS gene encoding tyrosine--tRNA ligase, whose product is MSAYKSDFLNILASRGFIHQISDAAGLDALAEKGDVKAYIGYDCTASSLHVGHLLSIMMLHWLQHTGNKPVVLMGGGTTRVGDPSGRDETRKLLTYEQIDANKESIKGTFNRLLRFGPGKNDAVMADNAEWLTTLNYIEMLRDIGRHFSINRMLTMDSVKMRLEREQELSFIEFNYMILQSYDYVELSRRYGCNLQMGGSDQWGNIVNGIDLGRRMGTHQLYALTCPLLTTSSGAKMGKTAAGAVWLNADLLSHYDYWQFWRNTEDGDVERFLKLFTLLPLDEIAKLAALKGQEINEAKKVLATEATALIRGREAADSASETARKTFEEGTIAGDLPTLEIPRAELDAGASVLGLFVKAGLVASNGEARRQIKGGGLRVNDVAIADEKMALMPKDLTSEGVVKLSMGRKRHVLLKPV
- a CDS encoding PaaI family thioesterase: MSAFQAQDPDYEARVRRTFANQPAMATLGISLVRMEPGTLELHMPYDAKFSQQNGFLHAGAISTALDTACGLASYTLMPAQADILTVEFKINLLAPAKGQSFRFVGSVVKPGRTLVIVDGRAFANDDGREKLIATMSATMMTMLRQN